From Planctomycetaceae bacterium:
TGCGAACAGCGAAAAGATGCCTTTGATTATATTCCTGCACGGTGCCGGAGAGCGTGGAGACGATTTGAACAGAGTGAAAGTTCACGGAATCCCGAAGATGATCGAAAACGGGGAGGATTTTCCCTTTATTGTGGTTTCGCCGCAGTGTCCGGAAAAAGGTTGGTGGACGGATTATACACAAACTCTCAAGTCTTTAATTGACAGTATTGTGAAGGAGTACAACGTTGACGAATCCAGAATTTATATGACCGGTTTGAGTATGGGCGGATTCGGAACATGGAATATGATAGCGCGTTATCCTGATTTCTTTGCCGCGGCTGCTCCGGTTTGCGGCGGCGGAGATGCATTCTTTGCCAAGTATATCAAAACGCCTGTCTGGGCGTTCCACGGCGCAAAAGATGATACTGTACCGATGGTGCGGTCGCAGGAAATGGTTGATGTAATGAAAACCAACGGCGTCGAGGTTGAATTTACGATTTATCCCGAGTTGGGGCATAATTGCTGGGATGCCGCGTACGCTAACGAACAATTGTATAAATGGTTTTTGAAGCACAAAAGAGATAACAGTAAAAAATGAACGAAGAAATACTAAAACTTGATGGTGTCCGGCTTCGCGACAAAATCGCCAAAGGCGAAATCAAAAGCGCAGATGCTGTGCAAACTGTTTTTGAACGCATAGAAAAATGCGAACCAAGAGTCGGCGCGTTCTTGAGCACATTCAAAGAACAGGCGATGAAAAAAGCCGCTGAAGTTGACGCCAAAATAAGCAAAGGCGAAAAAGTCGGTGCTCTTGCCGGCCTGCCGATAGCGGTGAAAGATAATATGTGCACTGCGTTTGGCGCAACGACGTGCGGCTCGAAAATACTTGAAAATTTCCATTCGCCTTACAATGCGACGGTAATTGAAAAATTACTGGCCGCTGATGCCGTGATAATCGGCAAAACAAATCTCGATGAATTCGCGATGGGTTCGAGTACAGAAAATTCAGGATTGAAGAAGACTTTCAATCCGTGGGATTTATCGCGTGTTCCCGGCGGAAGCAGCGGCGGTTCGGCTGCCGCAGTAGCAGGGCAGATGAGTTTTGCTTCGCTCGGCTCGGATACAGGCGGCTCTATCAGACAGCCGGCCAGTTTCTGCGGCCTTGTTGGTCTTAAACCGACATATGGCAGAGTCTCGCGTTACGGCCTTGTAGCTTACGGTTCAAGTCTTGACCAGATTGGTCCGTTCGCAAGAAACGCTTCTGATTGTGCGCTGATGCTGAATGTTATCGCAGGCCACGATGAAAAAGACAGTACCAGCGTTGATGAAAAAACAGCGGCGTTGCCGAATTATCTTGCGAATATCGATAAACCTCTTGAGGGTTTGAAGATTGCGATTGTGCCGGAGTTGTTTGAAGGCGCTGAAGGTGAAGTTGTCTTGTCTGTCAAAGACGCGATTGAAATTTACAAAAAACTTGGTGCTCAAATCATCGAAATTAAAATGCCGTACTTTGAGTATTCGATAGCGGCGTATTATTTGATTGCGACAGCGGAAGCGTCGAGCAATTTAGCACGATATGATGGCGTACATTACGGCTACCGTTCGCAAAACGCCAAAGATTATATTGAGGTTTATTCGAAGTCCCGCGCCGAGGCGTTGGGCAGCGAAGTGAAGAGACGTATAATGCTCGGCACTTATGCGTTGTCGAGCGGATATTACGATGCGTATTATTTGAAGGCGTTGAAGGTTCGCAATCTTATTCGCAGCGATTTTACGGCAGCGTTCCAAACGGCCGATTGTATAATGATGCCGACAAGTCCGACGACAGCGTTCAAGGTTGGCGAAAAAACAGCAGACCCGTTGCAAATGTACCTTTCGGACGTTTATACAATAGCGGTAAACCTTGCCGGCGTACCGGCGATTAGTATTCCCTGCGGCTTCGACAGCAAAAATCTGCCGATAGGCCTGCAAATCATTGGCTCGACTTTTGAAGAAGAAAAATTGTTGAGAATCTCAAGAATGTTTGAAGGGCAGACGGATTATCATAACAGGAAACCGCAAATATTATAAAATTTAATTAACCACGAATGAACACGAATAAACACTATATAACTGATACGATATAAATGTGTGATGAAGCTGAAATAATTTATAAGGATTTATCTTACAAGATTACCGGCTTGGCTCTTGAGGTACATAACGAGTTGGGCTGCGGTTTTTTGGAAAAGGTATATGAGAATGCGATGATGATGCTTTTAGGAAGCGAGAAGATTCTCGCAAAACAGCAGGCTCCGGTTAATGTTTATTTTCAGGAAAGAGTGGTAGGCGAGTATTTCGCGGATATTCTGGTTGATAACAAAATAATTTTGGAATTGAAAGCGGTGGATGCCATTACGAATATTCACGCCGCGCAAGTGTTGAATTATCTGCGGGCGACAGGAATAAAATTGGGAATAATATTAAATTTCGGCAACCCAAAGTTTACTTTCAAGCGATTAGTATTATAAAAAAATAATTAGTGTATATTCGTGGTTAATAAAAAGTAATAATTCGTGGTTAAAATGATGGCTATAGATAAAAAAATTATTGTAGGTTTGGAAATTCACGTTC
This genomic window contains:
- a CDS encoding prolyl oligopeptidase family serine peptidase, whose amino-acid sequence is MQSVQQEKEFKDKASLKYLLYVPKTYDANSEKMPLIIFLHGAGERGDDLNRVKVHGIPKMIENGEDFPFIVVSPQCPEKGWWTDYTQTLKSLIDSIVKEYNVDESRIYMTGLSMGGFGTWNMIARYPDFFAAAAPVCGGGDAFFAKYIKTPVWAFHGAKDDTVPMVRSQEMVDVMKTNGVEVEFTIYPELGHNCWDAAYANEQLYKWFLKHKRDNSKK
- the gatA gene encoding Asp-tRNA(Asn)/Glu-tRNA(Gln) amidotransferase subunit GatA, coding for MNEEILKLDGVRLRDKIAKGEIKSADAVQTVFERIEKCEPRVGAFLSTFKEQAMKKAAEVDAKISKGEKVGALAGLPIAVKDNMCTAFGATTCGSKILENFHSPYNATVIEKLLAADAVIIGKTNLDEFAMGSSTENSGLKKTFNPWDLSRVPGGSSGGSAAAVAGQMSFASLGSDTGGSIRQPASFCGLVGLKPTYGRVSRYGLVAYGSSLDQIGPFARNASDCALMLNVIAGHDEKDSTSVDEKTAALPNYLANIDKPLEGLKIAIVPELFEGAEGEVVLSVKDAIEIYKKLGAQIIEIKMPYFEYSIAAYYLIATAEASSNLARYDGVHYGYRSQNAKDYIEVYSKSRAEALGSEVKRRIMLGTYALSSGYYDAYYLKALKVRNLIRSDFTAAFQTADCIMMPTSPTTAFKVGEKTADPLQMYLSDVYTIAVNLAGVPAISIPCGFDSKNLPIGLQIIGSTFEEEKLLRISRMFEGQTDYHNRKPQIL
- a CDS encoding GxxExxY protein, whose translation is MCDEAEIIYKDLSYKITGLALEVHNELGCGFLEKVYENAMMMLLGSEKILAKQQAPVNVYFQERVVGEYFADILVDNKIILELKAVDAITNIHAAQVLNYLRATGIKLGIILNFGNPKFTFKRLVL